The region TATTAGAAACCAAAGGTCATGAAAACTCTCTTCGTCATCGGCATTTTATTCGTGGGCATCAGCGGACAGGCGTTCAGCATGGGGCATCCACATAACATGTTTGCAGCCCGGAAGCAGATGCGGGCGAAATCATCAGCGTTGGCAGCTAAACATAAAGAAACTGCTTCGGCCTGCTGGCAGCAGACTGTTCAAACAACGAAATTGATTATCAGCGAGCGTCTGATAGCCGCGCTGACCAATGTGCGACCAGCGCGGCCCTATTGAGTCGACATCCGTATTGAGAAGCCTGTCACGCGCTACTTGTTTTATAGAGTAGGCCATAATCAGGTCTGATCTGCTGTGTTTTAAACCCTTCCTGGTTCAACCAGTTGTCAGGAAGCAACTTACTGGTTTTCATTTTGCCCGTCGATGGGCTTTTTTTATTTTAACGCTGTCAGTCTCTCTTCCTTCCCGCTTCAGAGACAACGCATGCCCGCCCGGGCTTACTCTCCGAAAAATAAATTAACCGAATTACTTACCGACAAGTACCTGATTAAAATGGTTGTTTAGTTGCCGCTATTTTTTGCTGTCGGGTGTATTTAATGCACTGATTTACTGGACTAAATATAATCCTGCTTATACATTTAATATTGTATTAATCAAACACAGTAAACTATTTGGCAATACTATTTCGTTAAAAAATTAGACAATTCAACGATTTTCTATGGTTTACGATGGTCATTGGCTATTTTTATGGTTTGGCCTGTAACTGCCGCCAGATGACCGTTATTTTTTACTTACTGAGTGCCCATGCGGAACATTGTTTTAAGACCAATTTTACTCGTCGGCCTCCTGCTCGTCAGTTTGCTAACTGCTCTTGGCTTCACTAAGCCAGGTCGTACTATCTGGACGAGAATTGCTTCTAAAGCGACGCATCGAGCGACAGCCAGGCGACCTGTATCCGTTGCACCCAAGGCGGTTGTCTCCGCGTATAAATTCGGGCCCGCAGCCAGGCCAGTTGAAGTGTTTGCTATGTCTGACAGTGGCCAGCAGTGGGTAGACAGCGTCTTCCATACGCTCACCCCCGAGCAGAAAATCGGTCAGTTCTTCATGGTGGCGACCTTCTCAAATCGTCACGATAATCATTATCAATACATTGAACATCTCATTCAGACAAATCATATTGGTGGCCTGATCTTCTTCCAGGGCGGCCCTTACCGGCAGGCTATTCTGACAAACCGCTACCAGGCAGCGTCGAAGGTTCCTTTACTCATTGGTATTGACGGCGAATGGGGACTGGGAATGCGGCTGGACAGCACCATGAATTTCCCCAAGCAAATGTCGCTGGGAGCTATTCGGAACAACGAACTGATCTACCGGATGGGTGCCGAAATTGGACGGCAGTGCCAGCGGCTGGGTATTCATATCAATTTTGCACCGGTATCCGACATTAACAGCAACCCGGCCAATCCGGTCATTGGTGTTCGGTCGTTTGGGGAGTCTAAAGAGAATGTTGCCCTGAAAGCGTCAGCTTACATGCGGGGATTGCAGCAGACCCGCGTCATTGCCACCGCCAAGCATTTTCCGGGCCACGGCGATACCAACGCCGATTCGCACCACACGCTGCCCACCGTTAGCCGGTCGTCGGAGCAAATGCGGGACATTGACCTGTATCCCTTTCGCAAGCTTATTGCCGACAGTTTGATGGGCGTTGTTACCGGTCACCTGCACGTACCGGTGATGGACAATACGCCCGCGCTGGCCGCTACGTTGTCGGAAAAGATTGTTACTGAACTGCTCAAGAAAGAGCTGGGCTTCCGGGGGCTGGTCTTTACCGATGCTATGAACATGGGCGGCATCAGCCGGTCGCCGAAGGCGATGGACGTTAATCTCCGCGCCCTGATTGCCGGCAACGATATTTTGCTTTACCCGGAAAACGTTCGGGAGGCAACCCTGAACATACTGAATGCCGTTCAGCAGGGCGTTATCACACAGGAATTTATCGACGAAAAAGTCAAGAAGATCCTTCGCGCTAAATACTGGGCTGGTTTACATCACTATAAACCCATTAGTCTGGCGGGCCTGTCAGCAGAACTTAACTCACCCGAAGCGCAGCTCCTGAAACAGGAACTTTGCGAACAATCGGTAACCGTTATCGACAACAAGAAAGACCTGTTGCCTCTAAAGCAGCTGGATACGCTCAAGCTGGCATCGGTAGCGATTGGGGCCGAGCCGGGGAATGTATTTCAAAAAACGCTGACTCAATATGCGCCTTTCCAAACACTGGCCTACCCGGAGAAGCCCGTCTCGGAAGCCGATCTTTCCCATATTGTAGCGCAACTCACCGAAGCCAACACGGTTGTGGTTAGCTTTCACCGGATGAGTGAGTCGGCCCTTCGGAAATACGGTATTACGAAACCCTCCCTCGACTTAATTACCCGGCTGAAGCAGCAAGGCAAAAAAGTTATTGTAACGGCCTTTGGTTCGCCTTATAGCCTGCCTCAGTTCGCTGCAGCCGACGCTCTGATTTGCGCTTATCAGGAGCTTGACGATATGCAGCGGGTGGTTCCCCAGGTTTTGTTTGGCGGACTGGGGGCAAAAGGCATGCTGCCCATCTCGACGGGTGATCTGAAGGTTGGTCTTGGGCATACGCTCAATCCGGAAGGGCGGTTATCGACAGGTTCACCGGAGAGTGTTGGCATGAAAACGACAGTGCTGAACCAGATCGACGCCATTGCTCAGGGAGCCGTAAAGAATCACGTGGTACCCGGTTGCGAGATTCTGGTTGCCCGGAAAGGTAAAATCGTTTATAGCAAAAACTTTGGTGCGTTAACCTACGCGGCTGGTGCCGAAAAAGTGACCGATGAGACATTGTATGACCTGGCCTCGCTGACAAAAGTGCTGGCTACGCTACAGTCGGTCATGATTTTGTACGACCGCAAACAAATCGATCTGACGCAGAAAGCATCGCTGTATCTGCCGGAACTGCGCAATACGAACAAGCAAAACATAACCCTTCAGGACTTACTCTGGCACCAGTCGGGCATGGTTTCTTTTTACCCAACTACCTGGGATCGGACACGGCTACCCGGCGGGGGGCTGAAAGCCGAGTACTACGGAGCTGTTCGGGATAGCCTGCATACACTTCAGATTGCGCCAACCCTCTGGGGGGTTCCGGCGCTGAAAGATTCTGTATGGAAGTGGGTTGTTCAATCGCCGATGTCGCGCAAAACGGACGAGTCGGGAAAACCGGCGTTCGTTTACAGCGACCTGAATTTTTTGACGCTGCAGAAAATCGTTGAGCGTGTCAGCAAGCAACCACTGGACAAGTTCGTTACCGAAAATGTGTATAAGCCGTTAGGGCTTCACCAGCTTGGGTTCACGCCCCTGCAACGGTTGCCAAACCCGCAATGTGCCCCCACCGAACAGGATACGTACTACAGAAACCAGCTTCTGGTAGGTACGGTGCACGATCAGATGGCAGCCGTACAGGGCGGGATTTCCGGCCATGCCGGGCTGTTTGGCAATGCCCGTGACATTGCCACGCTGTTACAGATGAACTTACAAAAAGGCGTGTATGGCGACGAGCGGATTTTTCAGCCGATGACGGTGCCTTATTTTACACAAACCCTAAGCAATCGTAGCCACCGTGCGCTGGGCTGGGACAAGCCCAATCCTGAAAGTGCCAGTAGCGTCTATATGGCGCAGCAGGCTTCGGCCCGCTCATTCGGCCATACGGGTTTTACCGGTAATGTGGTTTGGGTCGATCCTGATCAGGACTTGATATTTGTTTTTCTTTCGAATCGTATCTACCCAACAGCCGGAAACAATTCTATCAATACAACAAAGCTCCGTCGACGCATCCACGAAGTTATTTATAGTGCCATTCAGTAACTGATTTAGTATTCTAGAGGTATTTACAACCCTAAAGCACCTTTTTAAGGCGAGCAGGCCACTTCTTACGGGGAGTGGCTTTTTTGTTGATACAAGTGCCTCAACATGCCTATTTATCGAATAGAGAGCACTTCATTTTTAATAAGCGCGAAATTACTCGTCTATGTTTACCCATTTTCATCCGAACAGGAGTGTTCACCGTAGCCGGATTACGACTTACTGAACTCACTAAATCGTCCATAAATGCATTAACTTTAGGCGTTTAATTGATTTACTCTTTACTTATGAAGGGACGTATATTATACTCCTGTTTACTTACCTGGTTATGCATTGCCGGGCTAACTAACCAAAGTCTGGCACAGACAATAACCAGTGTCACTTTTCCTGCAGCAACTGTCTGCCCGGGTAGCGATGTTACCGTTTCGTACACCATAAGTGGTACGTTCGCTGCTGGCAATACGTTTACAGCCTTTTTGTCTAACTCGGCAGGCACGTCATTCCCGACTAACGTGGGGTCTGTTTCCAGTGTAGTTGCCGGGACAATTACGGCCAGAATTCCGGCGGGAACGGCTAACGGATCAGGCTATCTCATTCGTGTTGTTGCGAGTAACCCGAACGTTAATGCAACAAGCGGCAGCCAGCTTACGGTTTCGGCGCCATCGGCTCCAGGCGTATCGCCCCCTTCAGCCTACTGCCAGGGCGATGCGGCACAAGCACTTATTGCGACGGCCACTTCGCCAGCTACATTAAGATGGTATGGCACAGATCAGACGGGGGGTACGGCGTCAACGGTGGCAACTATCCCCGGCACAACGTCTACCGGTAGCACAACCTACTACGTGAGCCAGGTATTGAGTGGCTGCGAAGGCCCACGCGCCGGTATAGTTGTTACGGTAAAAGGTAAACCCAGCGCACCAGGTGTTAGTGGTGTAAATTACTGTGTTGGCCAGACAGCCGGTTCGCTAACGGCCTCGGTAGCAGCAGGCGGTTCGCTGAACTGGTATGGTACCAGCGCATCGAGTGGGTCAGCGTCATCAGTAGCTCCTATCCCTTCCACAGGATCAGCGGGCACAACAACATACTATGTCAGTCAAACAGTAGACGGCTGCGAAGGCCCACGTGCTGGTCTGGCAGTAACGGTAAATGGTATACCTTCTGCCCCGACAACTACCACACCCGCTCCTTACTGCGAAGGCGCTACGGCCCTGGCTCTGTCGGCAACACCGTCCGCAGGCGGAACCCTACGATGGTATGGTACTGAAGCAACAGGCGGCACATCAGTAACCAATGCTACCACACCCAACACAACGATCGTTGGCACCACCAACTACTACGTCAGTCAAACAGTAAACAACTGTGAGAGTCCAAGGGCCGCCATTCCGGTAGTAGTGCGGGCAAGCCCTTCAGCTCCGGCAACTACACCTGCTCCTGATTACTGTCAGAACCAGACGGCGAGTGCACTGGTCGCAACACCAGCTGCAGGGGCAACCTTGAACTGGTATGGAACGGCCGCCAGCGGTGGTGCAGCCTCGGCAATAGCGTCTGTACCCGCAACAACCCAGGCCGGAACATTTACCTATTATGTTAGTCAGACGGCAAACGGCTGCGAAGGGCCACGCGCCAGTATCGTTGTTACGGTAAAGGGTACGCCCAGTGCACCAACCGTTTCCAGTCCGCTTATTGCCTGCCAAAATCGGACTGGTTATGCGCTGACAGCCACTCCTTCTGGCGGAGGTACCCTAAACTGGTATGGTACGTTGGCTACGGGTGGTACCTCTACTGCTACTGCTCCTACGCTGTCAACAGTATCATTAGGATCGACAAACTATTATGTCAGCCAGTCCGTAAACGGTTGTGAAGGGGCGCGTGCCCTCATCACCGTTACGGTCAATGCTGTGCCAGCTGCTCCGGTCGCCACGGCTCCCTCTCCTTATTGCGAGGGCACTACGGCCTTACCCCTAACCGCTACAGGGCAAAATCTGAAATGGTATGGCACCGCAGCAACGGGTGGAACCGGTTCCAGCAGCCCTACAATTCCCACTACTGCTCTATTCGGGTCAACGAATTATTTCGTCAGTCAAACCGTAAGCGGCTGCGAGAGCGAGCGGACGAGCATTCTGGTCGTGGTAAAGGATACACCGGCTGCTCCTGGTGTATCGGCTGTTGAGTTTTGTCAGGAAGCAGCACTACCGGTACTGACGGCTACCCCAGTTGCTACGGCTACAATCAATTGGTACGGTACCTTATCAGTCGGAGGTGTAGCCTCGACAACAGCACCAGTGCCAAGCAAAACAGTGGTTGGCACTACCGTTTATTACGTCAGCCAGACACTGGATGGTTGTGAAGGGCCCCGTGCTTCGTTGAGCGTACGCGTCAAGGCGACACCCAGTGCCCCTGGCGTTGCTGCCGTCAGCTACTGCAATAACAGCCAGGCACAGCCCCTGACCGCTACCGCTGCGGGGCCGACACTCAAATGGTTTGATGCCGCCGATAAGTTACTTACCGAGGCTCCAACGCCCAATACAGGCAGCGTAGGCGACCAGACGTTTAAAGTATCACAGGTATCGAGCGAAAACTGCGAGAGTCTCAAAGCTACCATAACCGTTACGATCAAACCATTACCTGCTCCTCCCGGTGTTAAGCCACTTACTTACTGCCAGAAGCAGATAGACCAGATCCCACAAAATGTAACACCGCTGGAGGCTACGGGATCGAACCTAAAATGGACGCTCAGCGACGGAAATCCGTTCTCCGGCTCCCCTACCCCTTCTATTGATAAAGCCGGTACTCAGATTTTCCTGGTCACGCAAACGGTAAACGGCTGCACGAGTACAGCGGCACGGCTGGAAGTATCGGTGCTAACTCCTGCAATTCCTACCGTGCTAAAGCCAGTAGTTACCTATTGTATCAATGACCGGGCGGTGCCGCTGGAAGCCAGTACGAACGAAACAGGTGCCCAGCTACGGTGGGTAGATCCGGCGGGTAACGTCACCGTCAACGCACCCACTCCCCCAACCCTGAATAAAAACGTGCAGGAGGGTGGCGATGCATTCTATGTTTATCAGATCGCTAACTACGGATGCGCCAGTGCCCGGGCCACCGTTCGGGTCATTGTCAACACCCCTCCAACGCTGGCTCTGGCAGCGCCGGTTGCATCCGTAAATCTTGGTCAGCGAGCACCTTTACAACTTAAATTTACGGGTGCCGGGCCCTACAGCTACAGCCTAACCGAAGGTTACTCGGGCCAGACTAGGGGCGATACAACCATTTCCGTATTACCACGTAGCAATACGACGTATCAGATCGTCAGTGTTAGTAATGCATGTGGCGTAGGGCTACCCGGAACAACGGCTACGATTACCGTTCGGGTACCAACGGTATCGACAAGTTCGTTTGCCACAACGACGTTGTGCGCTGGCACATCAATATCGGTGCCCTTCACGACAACCGGCGAGTTTAATACCGGTAACGCATTTCGTATCGAAGTGGCCAGTGTGGCCGACACATCGAAAAAATTCACGTTCCAGACCACGGCTGCCGGTTCACCCGTTACGGGAACAATCCCGATCTCACTGGCAAGCGGGCAGTACTACGTGCGGAT is a window of Spirosoma linguale DSM 74 DNA encoding:
- a CDS encoding hypothetical protein (KEGG: avi:Avi_5260 hypothetical protein) — encoded protein: MKGRILYSCLLTWLCIAGLTNQSLAQTITSVTFPAATVCPGSDVTVSYTISGTFAAGNTFTAFLSNSAGTSFPTNVGSVSSVVAGTITARIPAGTANGSGYLIRVVASNPNVNATSGSQLTVSAPSAPGVSPPSAYCQGDAAQALIATATSPATLRWYGTDQTGGTASTVATIPGTTSTGSTTYYVSQVLSGCEGPRAGIVVTVKGKPSAPGVSGVNYCVGQTAGSLTASVAAGGSLNWYGTSASSGSASSVAPIPSTGSAGTTTYYVSQTVDGCEGPRAGLAVTVNGIPSAPTTTTPAPYCEGATALALSATPSAGGTLRWYGTEATGGTSVTNATTPNTTIVGTTNYYVSQTVNNCESPRAAIPVVVRASPSAPATTPAPDYCQNQTASALVATPAAGATLNWYGTAASGGAASAIASVPATTQAGTFTYYVSQTANGCEGPRASIVVTVKGTPSAPTVSSPLIACQNRTGYALTATPSGGGTLNWYGTLATGGTSTATAPTLSTVSLGSTNYYVSQSVNGCEGARALITVTVNAVPAAPVATAPSPYCEGTTALPLTATGQNLKWYGTAATGGTGSSSPTIPTTALFGSTNYFVSQTVSGCESERTSILVVVKDTPAAPGVSAVEFCQEAALPVLTATPVATATINWYGTLSVGGVASTTAPVPSKTVVGTTVYYVSQTLDGCEGPRASLSVRVKATPSAPGVAAVSYCNNSQAQPLTATAAGPTLKWFDAADKLLTEAPTPNTGSVGDQTFKVSQVSSENCESLKATITVTIKPLPAPPGVKPLTYCQKQIDQIPQNVTPLEATGSNLKWTLSDGNPFSGSPTPSIDKAGTQIFLVTQTVNGCTSTAARLEVSVLTPAIPTVLKPVVTYCINDRAVPLEASTNETGAQLRWVDPAGNVTVNAPTPPTLNKNVQEGGDAFYVYQIANYGCASARATVRVIVNTPPTLALAAPVASVNLGQRAPLQLKFTGAGPYSYSLTEGYSGQTRGDTTISVLPRSNTTYQIVSVSNACGVGLPGTTATITVRVPTVSTSSFATTTLCAGTSISVPFTTTGEFNTGNAFRIEVASVADTSKKFTFQTTAAGSPVTGTIPISLASGQYYVRIKADNPEIGIIGSNSPTLLTVRSLPTATLTGTQNIYEGSPANLTITFGGDGPWDAIYADSLRTYPITASTSPLIVEARPARTTAYRLTSVTNSCGSGPVSGTATISVLPLLGVDDNSLDPLVKAYPVPTVTKLIVELNLPLTRDPAILSLTDQRGKPVLQHTTRGQMNELDLSGQPSGLYILRIRVGDRETARKVLKQ
- a CDS encoding Beta-N-acetylhexosaminidase (PFAM: glycoside hydrolase family 3 domain protein; beta-lactamase~KEGG: hypothetical protein LOC100213142); this encodes MSDSGQQWVDSVFHTLTPEQKIGQFFMVATFSNRHDNHYQYIEHLIQTNHIGGLIFFQGGPYRQAILTNRYQAASKVPLLIGIDGEWGLGMRLDSTMNFPKQMSLGAIRNNELIYRMGAEIGRQCQRLGIHINFAPVSDINSNPANPVIGVRSFGESKENVALKASAYMRGLQQTRVIATAKHFPGHGDTNADSHHTLPTVSRSSEQMRDIDLYPFRKLIADSLMGVVTGHLHVPVMDNTPALAATLSEKIVTELLKKELGFRGLVFTDAMNMGGISRSPKAMDVNLRALIAGNDILLYPENVREATLNILNAVQQGVITQEFIDEKVKKILRAKYWAGLHHYKPISLAGLSAELNSPEAQLLKQELCEQSVTVIDNKKDLLPLKQLDTLKLASVAIGAEPGNVFQKTLTQYAPFQTLAYPEKPVSEADLSHIVAQLTEANTVVVSFHRMSESALRKYGITKPSLDLITRLKQQGKKVIVTAFGSPYSLPQFAAADALICAYQELDDMQRVVPQVLFGGLGAKGMLPISTGDLKVGLGHTLNPEGRLSTGSPESVGMKTTVLNQIDAIAQGAVKNHVVPGCEILVARKGKIVYSKNFGALTYAAGAEKVTDETLYDLASLTKVLATLQSVMILYDRKQIDLTQKASLYLPELRNTNKQNITLQDLLWHQSGMVSFYPTTWDRTRLPGGGLKAEYYGAVRDSLHTLQIAPTLWGVPALKDSVWKWVVQSPMSRKTDESGKPAFVYSDLNFLTLQKIVERVSKQPLDKFVTENVYKPLGLHQLGFTPLQRLPNPQCAPTEQDTYYRNQLLVGTVHDQMAAVQGGISGHAGLFGNARDIATLLQMNLQKGVYGDERIFQPMTVPYFTQTLSNRSHRALGWDKPNPESASSVYMAQQASARSFGHTGFTGNVVWVDPDQDLIFVFLSNRIYPTAGNNSINTTKLRRRIHEVIYSAIQ